AAGCAGGGCGCTTACAGTGACGAAGAATTAGAAATTAGATGGCATCGCTGAAATACATAAGTAGACTATGTCCCAGAGGAATAACATGTTGATATCAGAACTAACCACCTTACACTATAGCTTTTCTTCCTTCAATTCTCACCTCTCTCGCCTCATCTCTGCCCCTACCTACTTCAACCAtatggctttagcaggcctGCTCTTGGAATGGCCTTCCATTCGGGAGCTTACAAAACACCACGTTGAGCGCGAAGGTGTCCGACACATCAGCGAATACCCTATCAGTCAAGAACAAAACAGAGGTGTTCTGATGGTTTATGGGCGAGGTGAAGATGCTCGCCCATCGCGACAAGTTCGAGAACCGACCGACCATGGTAACTTGGACATGGCGGACGATTCATCCGATATCGCATCTCCTCCACCAGCGGTTGATTGGAGCCAGCTTGGTGGTCTCAGCCCTCCTGATCAAGTGGAATACAAGGGAGGCGTTTTGGTTGATGGCAATCCCGATTTCTCTGAGCCGAAAGTGTGGACGTATGTGGAAAGTTTCAAGAAAAACATTCTCAATATGCACCCTATCATTGAGCCCAAGCTTTTAGACAATTGGGTCAGGTACTTTCTGGATAACCTCCCAGCATCACAGCCGCGTCCAGCAAAACCACAAACATCAAAGCCCACCTTGGCCGTTGGAGGAGGCTCGCAGACGGAAAAAGTTGcaggctcaaagagaaaacGATCGCCGGGGTCGGATGGCTccgagccaccaccacccgcGCCATCTCGCACTGGTCAACCAGATCGGTCCATCCGCACCGCTCTAGTTCTCACAGTTCTGGCTTTGGGTAAAGTTTGTCTTCACCGCGGGAATGTGCCCGATGTCGTCCATCCTACAGAGCATCCTTCTCATGACAGCCCGGTCATTCGCAATGGAGCCATCTCACCAAGGGCCAATCGATGCTCTGGCCCAGCATATTCATCGCAATCGCACTTATCAGGTTTGCCCTCACCAAAGGCGGAAGCGGGCGAGAACCCTGGCAACTGCCCATCAATCCGTAGCGTGGGTGCTTCCGGCGCTGGTCACATCCCTAAGAAAAACTGTGAGGTGATTCCTGGTTTAGAGTACTTTGCATATGCTACGGATATCCTTGGCAACCACATTGTCGCATACAACAACATGGAGGACGTGTACGCCAACATCTTTGCTGGGTTATATCATGGCCAGTTGGGTAGACCAATGGAAAGTTTTGCTTTCATTCACACGGCCAGCCACAAGCTGCAGGTCATTATGCGACCGTGGGTATTATGATCTTCAATAAAACACAGGTGATGATGTGACTAACAAGATGCCAGGAGCTTGGACAAAATGAGACGAATCAAGCGCAACAACGAATTTATTCAGGAAACCAAGTACAACCAACTTGCTCTCACATTCTGGACTTGCCTGCAGTTAGAAGGTGATCTTATTGCGGAGCTTCAACTCCCTCCATCAGGACTGCTTTCGTACGAAGATGACATGCCGCACCCCAACATGAGTCGCTTGGAAGGTTTCGACCAGCGTATCCTGGACAGCTATTCAGGACAGCTATATCTACGACCTCATCTCAACAGAATCCACCGAATGTTCTACGTCCCTGAGGATCCGGCCAAACCAGGCAAGGATAAGTTCGGAAATGTTGGCGTTGTTTCTGATGTTGTCTTGGGCATGCATTGGGTCCCTGTTAGTTTCGCATTCAGAGAGGATGATCCACCCGCAGATGATATTCTAGCGGCAAGATTGCGAGCAAAGTACTGGGGAGCCCAGGTGATTGCTTATCGCCCATTCATCCGACAAATTCTGCAGTTCTCGCACTCCATCAAGAACCATGCATCGAGCCCCAACTTTCCCAGCGTCAGCTCCGAGTTTCGACACAATATCACTGCACCTGCCATTCGCCCCAAAACCAGGACGCATGGCTACATCGATACTCAAGTTGTCGAGTTGGCAGAAAAGGGCATCAAGGCGCTTATCGAGAGCACGCGTGCCTTCCATGGTCTTGGAGACAAGAGGCCGATTATCACCAATGTTTTCGGCACAGCTCATGCGTAATTCCCTTTCCCCACCAACTGCCTCCACCTCAACTGACCACATGTAGGCAATGGGGCAACCTGTTAATCTTATCAGCTGCATTCCGTGACCCAATTCTTCACACTTATGTGGATGAGGAACTCCTCCGAACACTGTTCCACAAGACGATCCAGTTTTTGCGACAGTCGGCAACAGCGACGAGCGCACTTCGAACGGACATGCATATCCTTGAAGGCCTGGAGAGAGATCTTTTCGGCTatgatcatgatcctcgggccaactcgagcttctcaagcgGCACAAGCGCACCTGGCTACCATACGCCAAGGCCTGTCCCCATGGCTGTGCAGCCTCAGATGCCTCATCAAACGGGCGACCAAAGGCATCTATGATCCATTCCTCGCCATTTACAGATGAACTCATCGCACCGGCAACGATAGGGTCGAAGGAAGATACTTCCCACCgggacttgaagatcagtcCTGATGACTCTCATTATCATCTTATCATAATCATCGTCACGACATGGCATTTTAGAAACTGACTCATACGCGCCAGAAGAGACCACGAAGGAGTGCCATTGCTTTGAATGAAGGATCTTCTGTTTCCGCCAAATGGAGAACGGATCAAGGGGTCATCGCATGGGACTTGCtattttctttccttctctttcttatcAAGGTAATTTCGCGCCAAAGTACTTAGAATGAATGTTgaatctttttctctctctataAATATGAATGTGCGCCTTCTGGAAACGGACAAACCGTCCATCCGATTACATTGATCCTCACACCCCGCccgtgttggaaaatccggggatctcCCATGTCTAACGCGCGCTGGCCAATCGGGGCGACGATTGCTGACATGATTTGGCCGGAATAAGAGATAAGCCTACTCTGCACGCACGGCATACAGCAGAATAAAAGAGGTCAAcgttgtgggccctatgaggcgtatcctcccaggcggaataaattcattttTGAGATGAGAGTTCTCGAGTTTATATCTCCAGATGagttcatctaggactttgaactctaaatctaggactttctgactaataacagtctaaaccctgaaaggaagggggatcgAAAATTTTGAGCTTTTACTGATGTTAATCCGGGCTTCAGATGGCACGTGATCGATCAACCTGAGACAACTCCAAAAAACCGGCCTCGATGTTTCTCACGGTATCTGCGTCCGTTATGTCCTTACCACCGTTATAACGGTCCCGGTTGCAATAACGGTAGTCAATCCACCTTGGCCTTACTTCCTTCCACACCCCCTCCTTTCACGCAGGCCCTGATTTCAGCTTACGCACTAAAGTGCACGCTACAGTTATTACGATCCCCGTTATTACATCACGTGTACTCCACTTTTTGCACCTATTAGACAGAGTCACCACGTAGTCCAGGCACTGGCCAATAAGCATCCATATGGGATCACCGCCACGGACTCACGATCACCAGCTACTCTCAGGAATCACTGGCGATTATCAGAATCACCCAGTGATCCTAACAGAACTACGCGACTCCaccaagtatatatacattcatttagcactagatagaacttagctcaccagctatcaacaaaactcctttacctgaatacgccttacccgcactattcactattaagagacgtgacacttcgcaaccgCTCAGTCAGGCttgcaaacaaataaatcaaatcaaatcggGGGCCtaatttgatttgatttggatattAAAATTGgcgatttgatttgatttgatttgatttgatttggatcgATTTGGATCTTATTTGGATATCTGGATAACCCCACTTTTCTCCCAAGACGATATACATTGAGCAGCTCCTATGAGATCCGCTTTGAGACGCCCTCTCTGAGCCGTGACCATTTTCCCGGCGAGGCTGAATATCCGCTCTGGCTCGGATGACATGGCCGGGACTGAAAAGAGATCAATTGCCATCCGCGACAGACGTGGATACTGGCGCCTTCGGAGAAGCCAGTATTGAATCGGGTCATCCACTAAACAATCGCCTGGATCGGTTGTGGCCACCCACTCTGCATACTCATCGCGCATGGCAGACGTCGAAGGCGCAGGCTGAGTACTGAGCTTCCTGATCGAGACCATAAAGTCATCCAGGTCCGTTGTCTTCCTTGCAATAGTCGGCTGTTCCGGTAGCGCATCCTGCTCGACGGAGAGGTTTCGATACTCCTCCCATAGCTCTTGCACTGCTATCTTTCCTCTGATTAACCAGCCCGGATGGTCAGCCCACTGCGACTCGACAGTCGACCAGCGAAATGCGGGATGGAGGACAAGCGCCGCGAGGTAGGCAGGGCTATCCTCGGTAAGGGTGTAGTATTGGTCCAGTTTCATCCAGCCGAGGTTGCAGCCAATCCGTAGGTGCGGTTCCTCGTCTCGTTCATGTTGTAACTTAGCCTCTTCCAGATGCTTCAAAAGCCACTCCATCGTTAGTAGAACCTCCCAAATCGCGCCAAATTTGCCTTCTTGAGGTCGGCCTTCTAGGCGCTTAGTCGCAATCTTTAATGGTTTTAGGATTGCCAGATACTCTGCAATTATTGACCAGTCCTCAGCGGCCATCTTATCGTCAACAATCGCAGGTTTCTTGCGGCTCTTCTTCGGCATCGGTTTTATCCCGTTCTGTGTCCTCCTGGCCACGTACTGGTTCCATTCTGTTACCTCCGCTTGGACCAGAGAATCGAGTGCGTTCCGAAGCAGGTAGCcccgctccatcatggcttcaGACGAGTTCCAGCGAGTAGCGTTGTCGGTGATGACGTCGTAGGTTGTTTTGTCCTCGAGGCTTAAGGCGGTGTTCTCAATAGACTGGAGCTTGTGCAGCTTCTCAATGCGCTGGCCGGACCTTTGCACCCAGTGAATAATATTGTGCAGTTTGCCTACAGGACCCTTTGATCTCCAGAGTTGGACCTCATCTTGGATTTCCTTGTCGGCTTGACAATCCTCTTCAAATGCGTCGACGTCCGTGCCGAAAAGAATGGATCTAGCGACGAGATTAATGATGTGACCACAACAACGAAGCCGACGATGCTGCTTCTTGAAACCCAATTCAATACCCAGATCTTCAAGACACGTGTCGTTGCTGCCCGCGTTATCTGTGACAAAGTACCCAGTGCGCTCCTCGATCCCGTATTCATGTAGTATCTCGCTAACGCGGTCGGCAAGGTTTTCGCCGCCGTGGCGACCTTCAATCCGTGGCAAGCCTAGGAGAAATGTACGGAACTtcccttcatcatcaagaaaGTGCACGGTGAGGCCGAGCAGAGAGGTAAACCTGCGAGACGACCACGCATCAAAGGAGATATTAATGCGGCTGAGAGAACGGCCAAGTAATTCCGTCACGACGCCTTTATGGCGACTAAAGGTCCGAACAATCCATTCGCAAATCGTGCTATGGGTGGGAAGACTTCCCGAATCCACGATGGCACTGTTTGCGTACGCCATAAGATCGCGAAAGTGCCAGATGTACGAGACTATGCATATCGAACGTGTCACCATCTCCTCGTTTACTCAAGAAGCTATACCCGCACAGTGTGCCGATAGCGCGTGCCATGCTTTGTTCAGAGCCAAAACGGGGCAGTAAGGTCTGAGGTATCGCTTTCGGCTCTATACAAGCTGAGAATGAAAGCAGCTTCTCGGCCTCTCCATGTAGAGCGCGGATTTGGTTGAAGGACACAATCCAGGTTGTCACAACTGCACCTTGGGCGCTTCCGTAGTGTGTGCCATCGCGGAATCCAACGCTTAGCAATTCCGCCATATCCTGGGATGTGTTTTGAAGTAGCTGGAGATACTCCTCGATTGCGAGTTGGTTGATTCTCATGTATGCCGATGCTTGCGTGATTGCGAGCGGTAGGTACGCGAGCGTACGCAGCAGCTTGTCGACCAGAACGGTATTCTGCATTTGATCTTTCTCAATTAAAGAACTTCGAAGGAGGGCTCTAGCATCCCGCTCGTCCATCCCAGATAGCCGAAGGACATTCGTCTGCGCAACGCTATCGGCGACTTCACGGGATCGCGTCGTGAATAAAACATATCCGTGCTCACAATCTGGAACGAACTCGACGATTCCTCCTGACCCCTGAGCCTTCCCATGTAGAGTCTCTATGTTGTCGGCATTGTCGATGATAAGAAACCACTTTCCCGCCTCTTCTGAGCTTAGGTAATCCCGGAATGTTTCTTTTGGATCCTCCCCGCCACCACGCTCAATGcctaccatccacaacccctctttcgccaccacccctctttcgccaggcaaaataaaaaaagctccaccaaaactcaccaacttcacttacacagaatttgaccaaattgacagaaatgcgtaaaatcattcatttaatgagtcataagtagatcaatctattgtactctggtttttttcactatccgctgcgaccgcctggttggttggtggggtatgttttcctctctgacttctatgaccgagccagcctccgatgctgactcttgctcgcttgaagagataaattCCACCCCGATAGGCGTATAACGAGTCGCCCCTTCTGGTATGGACTCTTTACCAGCTAGAGTCTCTCCAAGAGTCATGAAACGTTTGTTAGGATTCGgcaccgccttcctcttctttcctcttttcagccgagccaattcttcctctaggctggcaatcctctgcgtatgcgccgctactgtctgctggtgagcttcaaagcccttggctatcacgttgtatcgtctccgcgtctttggtgtcttgttcaacccaagatcacgaatttgacggctcgtctgtggcgtatcgtccgagccaagatacggcctgggttcaggagtcactcttgggctgccgtttggcctatcttgttggatttcagggtgccgtaacgctttcgcacgtgaaattggccagtttccagtgaccctccagcctgacagtatgttcttcttagtcattccaactcggcgagctttggcgtaggccctgatgaaattgaccttgtccatcggagcggaatcagtcaacgaagcgaacctttccaactctcgtcgatatgcagacttcaatgcgttgaatactccattgtccagtggctggagtccatgagagcagtgtgctggtagatagcagcaataaacgttgttcaaaaagcacgtagccatccattcatccttccatcactcagcactaatcttgaggtggggaaaatggagaacatactgttgcatggcttccatgaccatctaaaatgatcagtctagcgtctgactcgtcagcaggtgtagtctggggtagataaactctttcaagccattcaatgcctatgtggtcatcagtccacccgttgggcgatgttatgtaataccagtctgctatctgcttgaactcctcaagaaaccattgtttctgcagttcttttcccttgaagattatgccaggaactaaagcgcggccgtcagcagtgacagcttcgatgaatgaagtccaatttcgagtttgtggtcctttgagaaacgccttgcgcttcgggtccgcgcttccaacaactaagctatctaggcctgaatgaagagaattaGTCAGTCAAAATGCAAGCACAGACAAGTAGTAGAGGTGAATACTTGCCGAAACCAGTCATAATAcccccttcatcaacgttgacggtgttttcaggcttgatccagccatactggccatcccggatatcaaagtaccaatgaaccgctttaggggtaaaagagtcgaaccttttagcttcttgacgtctacccatcttggtctttagatctgcgcggcgattgataaacttgatcacccagttgcgtcccaagttgggatgttcgccctgctgtctcaacaagcccatgacacaagcgcggatttgactatgggacggagcatagcccaaggactcctggcggagaatccagaaagccagcctatcctcttgtctcttggacaACCGTCGATGAGGGTGGATCTGCTCTTTCACGGCCCCGCGGCCGTGAAGTCTGTCGATTAGGGTCCTTCGGGGCACTCCCCGTCTATGAGCGGCTTGAAGGGGTGAAAAGCCATTGTCAGTAACGTCCAATATGGCCTCTGCCACGTCGTCCTCTGTGTATTTCCATCGAAGTCTTGACCTAAGCATtttcatgtcgttgtcaaagacaaagaccaaaaaacaaggcaaagagcgGTGAGGAATTTGGCGATCAAACTAACGACATTTCCATAGCACAGCACGCATAGATCACGTACCCTGCACAGCCTTATAAGGTCAgaatcatcacatccaatcatttttatgatcaatagaggtaatttctcttgagtagctatatatttaggctgactttcgtgtaagtgaagttgatgagttttggtggaactttttttattttgcctggcgaaagaggggtggtggcgaaagaggggtggtggatGGTAATACATTGGCCATTCTAGTACAGGCTTGCTCAAAACTTGCCATGCTCAGTGCTGGCATCCAGATGACGGAGCAGTGCTGGTGACTTTGGCTGTCATTCTTCACAAGATGTGCAAGTTGAAGGGCGACCTGGGTCTTGCCTACACCGCCCAACCCAATAAGTGCGGCTCGTCGGCTATCGAGATCGGTAAAAAGAAGTCGCTGAAGCTCAGCGATGACGCCTTCGCGTCCTACGAAGTTCTTGTTTCTCGAGAATGGCAGATAATGCGACCTAGGCTCTTTTCAAGCTTGAATTAGAAGGTGGGGGAGTGGTGGACGGCCTCGGTGTACTGACCAGTCGTTGAATGCTTTCGCCTCACAGAGCAGTTACCCATCCGAGCGCTGCTCTCCGGTTGGAGTGTTGCTAGACCTGGAAGTGCTGCTTCAGCGACAGTCTTGTGTGAATAAGCTCACCCGCTGCTCTTACCGGTTTCCGGTTTCCATGCTGTGAGTTCTCCGACGACTCTTTTGAAACCATTCTCTTCCACAGACCCAAACTTAACCATATCTCTATGATTTGCATGGATAGTGATTGGATCGTATCCCTCGAATGTGGCTGATTCCTTTGACACAACTTTGCCAACTGTAGACAGAGGTAGCTCCTCGAAGAAGCAAGCGACCTCGAGTTGCCTTCCCGCCTCACGTTGCTCCCGCATCATGGTTATGAATCTGCCATGGATTGACTCTAGATATTGGCTGTTGGTTTC
The genomic region above belongs to Fusarium poae strain DAOMC 252244 chromosome Unknown contig_1, whole genome shotgun sequence and contains:
- a CDS encoding uncharacterized protein (TransMembrane:1 (i21-39o)) encodes the protein MNLLTDLTNDRRRRNASGRPLIFVAHGLGGLICKEAILLSHNNPNRSRQDFFTQIKGVVFMGTPHKGSWIANWSRIPATALGLVKSTNKSLLEVLETNSQYLESIHGRFITMMREQREAGRQLEVACFFEELPLSTVGKVVSKESATFEGYDPITIHANHRDMVKFGSVEENGFKRVVGELTAWKPETGLATLQPESSARMGNCSVRRKHSTTGQYTEAVHHSPTF